In the genome of Synechococcus sp. CB0101, the window TGGCATCCAGACGCAAGCGGGCCGAAGTGGGCAGCCGCTGCAGCAGCTGCTCGAGCACGCCGCACTCCAGCGCATCAGCGGCGGCGGCCACTTTCCACTTGAAGGTGAGCTCGCCCCGCTGATCCGCCAGCACCCGATCGAGCGCATCGAGGGCCAACTCTCCGGCCGGCAGCAGCCAGGCCGATGCAGGCACCCGAAGCCCGTTCTCCGGAGCCGCAGCCCAGCCGCCATCCAGTTCCGCCAGCGCCATGCCAACGGCACAGGCGAACGCCGCCGGCAATGCAGAGATCCGTTGCTCTAGGTCGTCACGCCTGAGAACAGGCGGCAGCCTCTCCAACGCCGCGGCCAGGTGTGCCGGCGACTCCCCCAACAACGGCGCCGCCGCCTCACCCCAGCCCAGGGCACCATCCGAGGCTTCCAAGCGCAGCAGCCAACCGGAGCGTTCCACCAACGCGCCGCGGCTGGTGATCAGGCTGCGCGGCAACACGAAGCGATAGGGCCGCCAGCTCAGCTGCAGCAGGCCCTCAGCGCTCATCCCAACCAGCGCCCCAGGGCCAGGCCCACCGCCAAGCCCAGGCCATTGAGGGCCTGGAAGCGCAGGGCTAAAAACTTGCTGCCCACGATCCGTTCCGGTTCGCGGTGGTGCTGACGCAGCAAACGGATCAGCGCCTGGGCAGGCGGCAGCCCGATGGCCCCCAGCAGGGCCGTGAGCGGCCATTGCCGCACCAGCACCGGCGCCCACTCCAGGGCCAGGGCAGCCGCCACAAACCAGGGGATCAAGCCTGCGGCCGCTCCAGTGCCCAGGCGCACCACGGGGGAGCGCTTGCCATGGGCTGCGTCTTCCTCCACTTGATGGAAGTGGGAGCAGAACAGCACGAGGGTGGTCGCCAGGGCCGGGCCACCGCCAAGCTCCAATGCCACCCGCCAGGGCACCCCGACATCTCCGGCGGGGGCCAGGGCCAGCAGTGCGGCAGCGGTGGCCAGCGGCCCAAAGGCAATCCAGCAGAGAGGCTCACCAAGGCCCCGGTAACCCAGGCGCAGCGGCGGGCCTTGATAGGCATAACCAATGCCACAGCAGGCGAGCACCAGGGCCAGCACGGCAGAACTGCTGCGGAGCGCCACCAGGGCCATGAGCACCAGCCCCAACAGCAGCGCACCGTTGGCCAGCAGCGACACGCGATCGCGCCGGCCCGTGAGGTTGACCACCGAATGGGGTTTGCCGTGGGTGTCGACGCCGGTGTCGGCATCGAAGACATCGTTGGCGAGGTTTTCCCAGGCCAGCAGCAACACCGCTGCCAGCAGAAACAGCAGCAGCTGATCGAGGCGCACCACCAACCCCTGCCCGGCCCGCCACCCGGCGGCCAGCAGCACGGGCATCACCGCCACCGAATACATCGGCCACTTGATCGCCGCTTTCCACAGGCGCCGCCGCTGAGCCGGATCGGCGTGAAGGCTTGCGACGACCTGAGGCTCGGACGCGGGCAGGGGCAACTGGCGACGCAAGAAGGCCCATACATTTGAGCAGCCGCTTCTGCCCGTTCCGGGTGCAGGCTCCATCCAGCGTCACAACCAGCTTCAGCGATCTGCTGGCGGCAGCCGCCGAAGGCGCCCGCCAGCTGGAGGGAGAAGGCGTGCTCAGCCTGGCGCTGCCCCTGACGGGCCGCGACCCAATGGCGCTGCTGAGCCAACTGGATCAAGGCGAGCGCTTTCGCTTCCTCTGGGACAGTGCCCCGGGCCTGTGCCTGGCCGCCAGCGGCCGCTGCAACAGCCTCGAGCTGAGTGGCCCGCGCCGCTTTGAACTCGCCCAGCGCTTCAGCGCCGTGAGCCTGGGGCGCCTGGCGGCACCGCAAGCCTGCCCGCCGCTGGCACGGCCACGGGTGCTGCTGGCCTTCTCCTTCTTCGATAGCCCCTTGCAGGAGGGGGATGGCGTGCCTGGGGTGCAAGCGGTGCTGCCCCGCTGGCAGCTGAGCCGCCAGGGCCGCCATTGCTGGCTGCGCCTGCAGCGCACCCTGGGCGGCGAGGTGAGCGCCCGCTCCCTGGCCGAGGAACTGTGGGAGCAAGCCGAGCGGCTGGCGCAACTCCCCGCCGATCCCAGCGCCGATGCCGGCGATCAGCCAGGCCCCGCCATCGTGAGCAGCTCCCCCTGGCAGGAGGGCTACCGCTCTGTGGTGGAACGGGGGCTAGAGCTGGTGGAGGCCGGCAACCTCCGCAAGCTGGTGCTGGCGGTGCGCCAACAGCTGCAGCTGGCCCAACCGCTCGATCCGCTGCTGCTGCTCGCTCAGCTGCGTCAACGCCAACCCGGCAGCTGCCGCTTCCTCTGGCAGCAGGCCGATGGCCCCGCCCTGCTGGGCGCCTCCCCCGAGCGGCTGCTCACCGTGCGCCAGGGCCAGCTGCGCAGTGATGCCCTGGCCGGCACGGCACCGGTGGGCGCCAACGCCGACCAGCTCCTCCACTCCGACAAAGACCGCCGCGAGCACGAGCTGGTGGTGGAAGCGATCACCGAAG includes:
- the menC gene encoding o-succinylbenzoate synthase; amino-acid sequence: MSAEGLLQLSWRPYRFVLPRSLITSRGALVERSGWLLRLEASDGALGWGEAAAPLLGESPAHLAAALERLPPVLRRDDLEQRISALPAAFACAVGMALAELDGGWAAAPENGLRVPASAWLLPAGELALDALDRVLADQRGELTFKWKVAAAADALECGVLEQLLQRLPTSARLRLDANGGWDPATAQRWADRLRDEPRLQWLEQPLAPAAWAELLRLAARVPVALDESLPHLQPEQQVAWPGWLVRRPLQEADPRPLLAQLQAGLPRQMISTAFETGIGRRFVEQLAALQAQGPTPVAPGFAPGWRPHGELFAVDAQRVWEAAA
- a CDS encoding isochorismate synthase MenF, with protein sequence MSSRFCPFRVQAPSSVTTSFSDLLAAAAEGARQLEGEGVLSLALPLTGRDPMALLSQLDQGERFRFLWDSAPGLCLAASGRCNSLELSGPRRFELAQRFSAVSLGRLAAPQACPPLARPRVLLAFSFFDSPLQEGDGVPGVQAVLPRWQLSRQGRHCWLRLQRTLGGEVSARSLAEELWEQAERLAQLPADPSADAGDQPGPAIVSSSPWQEGYRSVVERGLELVEAGNLRKLVLAVRQQLQLAQPLDPLLLLAQLRQRQPGSCRFLWQQADGPALLGASPERLLTVRQGQLRSDALAGTAPVGANADQLLHSDKDRREHELVVEAITEVLQHSGLTPRRPRHPRLARHGQLVHLHTPITAALGEQQPLAVAAALHPTPAVAGLPRREAMAALRSLEPFERGYYAAPIGWIDSEGDTELRVAIRSGSLQGQRLELTAGAGLVRGSAVERELAEVALKLGVLQQQLDLPRLHPSNATP
- the menA gene encoding 2-carboxy-1,4-naphthoquinone phytyltransferase, which translates into the protein MYSVAVMPVLLAAGWRAGQGLVVRLDQLLLFLLAAVLLLAWENLANDVFDADTGVDTHGKPHSVVNLTGRRDRVSLLANGALLLGLVLMALVALRSSSAVLALVLACCGIGYAYQGPPLRLGYRGLGEPLCWIAFGPLATAAALLALAPAGDVGVPWRVALELGGGPALATTLVLFCSHFHQVEEDAAHGKRSPVVRLGTGAAAGLIPWFVAAALALEWAPVLVRQWPLTALLGAIGLPPAQALIRLLRQHHREPERIVGSKFLALRFQALNGLGLAVGLALGRWLG